The following DNA comes from Mycolicibacterium aromaticivorans JS19b1 = JCM 16368.
GCGCGACGTGCCACCCGCCCAGCAGTGCACCTGCGGGCAGGGCAGCCAGCCCGGGCGCTAGACGAACGGGTTGTCGCCCGTTGCGACCTGTACGCCGAGGTCGATCAGCCGGCTAGCCGAATCATGCAGCCGCTCACCGGCTTCACGGTGTGCCTGGCCGGCCAGATACCGCGAGTATGTGCCCTCGATGACGATCGCCAACTTGAAGCACGCCGTCGCGATGTACCAGTTCAGGTGTCCGGTGCGCCTGCCACCCGCGTCGGCGTACGCGGCGACCAACTCGGTGCGCGACGGCAGCCCACCGAGTGCGGCCAACTCCCGGCCGGCATTGATCGGGTCGGGATAGTCGGGCCAGCACACCAGAATCCAGCCCAGATCCAGCAACGGATCACCGATGGTGCACATCTCCCAGTCCACGAACGCCGCGACCTCGGGGGCGTCGCGACGTAGCAGCACGTTGTTGAGATGGGCGTCGCCGTGCATGATGCCCGGCTCACCGTCGGGCGGTCGGCGTTCACCGAGCCAGTCCGCGAGCCGGCTGACCTCCAGCATCTCCGGCCGGTAGCTCTCGTGGCGGTAGCTGTCGAGCAGCCTGAGGAAGTTCGGAACCTGGCGCGCCAGAAACGAACCCGGACGGTGCAGCTGCTGCAACGGGCGACCCCGCCACGATGCTGCACTCAGCCGGGCCAGGTCCGCTGCGTAGTTCAGGCCCACCTGATGCCGCAGCCGCGGGTCGGCGACGTACGCGGGGGCCACCTCGGTCGCCGGGTTGAAGCCGTCGACATCCTCCATCAGATAGAAGACGACACCCAGCACGCCGAGGTCGTCACAGCCGGCCACGAATTCGGGATGGGGCACCGAGCTTCCGGCCAACGTCTCCAGCACCGCGATCTCGCGCTGCATGGTGCGGTTGCTGTTTGGGCGCGGGTACGGCGGCGGCCTGCGCAGAACCAGACGGCGGTCGTCGACGCGCAACCGCACCACCACATTCTGAGTTCCACCGGCCAGCGGTTCGACATCGCTGATCCGCGAACCGATTCCGTTCTCGCGCACCCACGCGGTCAGCGCACCGACGGCGGCCGAGTCAAGTGTTCCGGGAACCTCGGCGGCCCGGTCCTCGATGTTGCTCAATAGTCAGTGAACTCCTGAAAGTCGTTGCTGCTCATGCCAGCTCCGAAGCGTATTGCGATGGCGCAGACATCGTCGTTGCGGGGTGGAGGCGCAAGGGTCTGGGTCAGTTCCCGGCATGCCGACGGCAGAGACTCGTCTCCCCGCCAGTCGCCGACGATGTGTTCGACGCGCACCATTCCTGATTCGATGTCCTGGCCGCGACGTTCGATGAGCCCGTCGGTGTACATGACGAGGATGTCGCCCTCCCCCACCTCGACGTTGCCCTCGCTGTAGGTCGCCCGCTCGACCGGGCCAAGTACGGGGCCGTGCGCGCCGGGCAACCGGATGACCCTCCCGGTCGACGCCCGCCGCAGCAACAGCGGCGGATGCCCTGCCGAGGCGTAGCACAAGGTCGCCGACGACGAATCCAGCAGCGCCACAGCCATTGTCGCGAATTTCCCGTTGCTGGCGTGACGGGTGAACGCGTTGAGCGCCGACAGCAATTGCGCGGGCGCCAACCCTTGTAGCGCCAGCGCTCGCCCGGCGCTGCGCAGTTGAGCCATGTCCTCGACGGCGGGCAGGCCATGGCCCACCACATCGCCGACCGCCAGATAGGTTCGGCCGTGCGACAATTCCAGCGCGTCGTACCAGTCGCCGCCGAGCCCCTGCACCAGATCGGCCGGTTCGTAACTCACTCCGACGTCGACTCCGTCGATCGGAATCGGACTGGTCGGCAGAACAGCCGCCTGCAACACCGCCGCGCGGGCGTGTTCGTCGGCGTACATGCGTGCCCGCACCAGCGCCTGACCGATCATCGTCGCGACCGCCGAGGTGTAGGCGAGTTGCGCGGTGTCCAGCGGCTGGGTGTCGGCCCACGCCAACACCAGCGCTCCGATTGCCTTGCCGCCCACGGTCAACGGCCAGCTCACGACGGCCGCGCCGCCGCTTGCGACCATCCACTTGGCGTTGTCGGGGTATCGCCGGCGATATTCGGCGACGGTGCGGATCACCACCGGCTGACCGGTGCGGACCGCGTCGGTGGCTGCGGTGGACTCACTGACCGCGACACTTTCGTGGAGCTCGTTGACCACGAATTCGGGATAGCCACCCATCGCCACCCACTCGAGGATGGCGCCTTCATCGCTGACCAAGCCGACCGCGACTGCTTGCGCGCCTGCGTCATTGATCACCTGACCGATGACCGCGTCACCGATCTGTTTTTGGGTGAACGCCCCCGACAGCAACCGGCCGAGGTTGGCAAGCGTCTCAAGGCGGGCCCGTTCGCGCTGTTCGGCCTGGTGTTGCCTGACCGCCGTGACACGCCCCCCGGCTTCCTGCGCGGTCAGCATCGCGACCAGCACCACCACCGCGATGAACGCCTGGGCGATCGCCAACTGGCCCGGGCGGTGCAGATCGAGGTTCTCGAAGGTCGTGTATCCGGCGTTGGCCATGCCGTTGGCGGTGAACGCCAGCGCTCCGCCGCAGAGGGCCGCGCCGATCATGTCAAGCCGCAGTGCCGCCCATGCCATCACCGGTAGCAGGAACAGGGCGGGAGGAAGCGCGAGACGGAACGACACCACGGTCAGTGCGGCCATGCTGGTCAGGACCAGCATCGTCTCCAGCATCCGCGATCGCAAGATGTGGGATTGCACCGGCCACAACAAGATTGGTGCACCGATCATCAGGACACCGACCCCGTCGCCGGCCCACCAGTGCATGACGGCCATCGACCAATCGACCTGGTTGCGCAACGAGGTGATCAAGCCGCCGATCATGCCGCCCGCCAGCGGGCCCAGCACCATGGCTCCGGCCACGAACCGGGCGAGGTCCTCGCGCTTGCGCAGATCAGGCGGCCCCTTGCACCACACCAGCACCAGTGAGGCCCCGACCAGCGGCTCCACCGAGTTGGCCACCGCGAATCCCACCGCCGACTGCCAGCCCGCTCCGTAGCGAAGGTCGACGGCCAGCTCGGCCACCACGATCGCGGCGACTATCACCGGCCACATCGTCCGGCGGGTCAGCAGCATGGCCGCCACCGTCACCCCGGCCGGGGGGAAGAACGCGGGTCCGATACCGGCACCAAAGGTCTGCCACGACAACACCGACCCGGCCAGGTAGGGCAAGGCGACCCAGCCGAACAAGCCGGCGGCGAATCCGACCCGGTCGCGAGTACGCGAGACGCTCACGCGGCCCCACTTCGTGATCCGTGGATCAGCCGGGCCGCAGGCACGTCACGAGCGTAGTCACCCGTTGGCAAACACGAGGGATTCTTCAGCGAGCCCGCTCGCGTCGTCGCTGATCGAAGAACTCGACCGCTTCCCGGATCGACTCGTGCACGTCGCGCGGCTGCCAGCCCAGTTCGCGGGTTGCCTTGCCGTGGTCCATCGGTGCCATGATGCCCATCAGCCGCACGGTCGTCGGATTCAGCGGCAGATCACGTCCGCTCAGCGCGGCGGCGGCGCCGCCGAGGACCCCGATCGCCGCCATCACCGACTTCGGGATCCCCAACCGGGGCGCCGGCCGACCGGCGGTCCGGGCCGCCGTCTCGTAGAGCTCGCGGTAGGGCAGATAGCGCTCGGAGATGATGTAGCGCTCGCCCACCCGGCCGTGGTCGGCGGCCAGCAACAGCGCGCGGGCGGCGTCGGTGATGCCGACGACCTCCGTCGCCATCCCACCCATATAGAAAGGCAGCTTGCCGGCCGCGGCGGCAGCCACCAGCGACCCGTGCGGAGTGGGCTGCCAATCACCTGCGCCGTATGTGTTGGATACGCACAGCACCACCGCGGGCAGCGCCCTGTCGCGGCTGTAGTCCAGGACCAGCTGCTCGGCCGCGATCCGCGAGCCGATGTAGCCGCCGCCCTTGCCGCCCCAGTTGACCGGGGTGTCCTCGTCGACGACTCCGCCGTTGCCCAGTCCGATCGTCCCGATGGTGCTGGTGAAGACGAACTTGCGCAGATCGGCGTTCACGGCGGCATCGAGAACGTGACGAAGGCCTTCGACGTTGGTGCGGTACAGCGGTGCCGAGTCGCGTAGGTGTGCCCGTGTGTCGACGACGCAGTAGTAGACGACGTCGCAGCCGTCCATCGCCTCCTTCAGCACGGCGCCATCGAATATGTCGCCGCAGAAGCGCCGTACGGCCAGGTCGTCGATGCCGCGCGTGGAGCTGGACGGGCGGAGCATGACGCGGACGGTGTCGCCGCGCTCCACCAGCTGCCGCGTGACATGCGAGCCGAGGAAACCGCTCGCGCCCAGAACCAGTGAGTCGGTACCCGCCACGCCCCGCAGCATGCCCGAAACCGGTCTCGGAGGACAAGATTGCGGATCTGTTCACCGGGACATCGCGCATGATGCTCCCGGCGGGCACCCGCTGCGTCGACTACTTGATCAGCGGGTCACGCGGCATGCCGAGGATGCGCTCGGCGATCTGGTTGCGGGTGATCTCCGACGTGCCGCCTGCGATGGACAGTGCACGTGACCCCAACGCCGCCCGGCCCGCCAATTCGCCCTCGCCACCCTCGAGTGCCGCATCCGGCCCGACGAGGGCCGCCGCGATGGTGCCCTGCTCCTGGAACTGGTCGGCCAGAATGAGTTTGGTGATGTTGCCTTCCGGCCCGGGCCCGGCGCCCTCCAGCGCGCGAACCACCCGACGCAGATTCAGCAGACGCAGCGCCTGGTCCCGGGCCAGGAACCGCCCGACCCACTGAACTGCGCCGCCAACCCGGTCACCGTGAGCCTTCGTCAGCGACACCAGCCACGCCGCCGCGGGCGCGATCGTGCCTGCGCCGCCGCCGATGCTCACCCGCTCGTTGCCCAGCGTGGCGCGCGCGACGGTCCACCCGGCGTTCGGCTCGCCGACGACATCCTCGTCGGGGACGAACACGTCGTTGAAGAACACCTCGTTGAAGTCCGCGCCGCCGGTGATCTGGCGCAAGGGCCGAACCTCCACGCCCGGCGCCTCCATGTCCAGGATCACCGTCGTGATACCGGCGTGCTTGGGCACCTCGAAATCGGTGCGCACGGTGGCAAGGCCGCGCTTGCAGTAGTGCGCCCCGCTGGTCCATACCTTCTGGCCGGTGATCTTCCATCCACCGTCCACGCGAGTGGCCCGGGTCTTGACCGCCGCGGCGTCCGAGCCCGCCGACGGTTCGGAGAACAGCTGGCACCAGATCTCGTCTTTGCGGAGTGCCTTCTCGACGAATCGCTCGATCTGAGAAGAGGTTCCGTGCTGAACAAGGGTCAGGATCACCCAACCGGTGATGCCATAGTCCGGCCGCTTGACCCCGGCGGCCGCGAACTCCTCTTCGATCAGCAGCTGCTCGACGGCACCGGCAGCACGGCCCCACGGCTTGGGCCAGTGCGGCATGACATATCCGGTCGCAATCAGCTCGTCGAGTTGCGCCTTGTCGTCCAGCTTGGCGAGTTCGGCTGCATCCGAGCGGATTTGAGTGCGCAGCTCGTCGGCCTCGGGTGGCAGGTCCAGGCTGTTCGCGCGACCGTGGCCGGCTTCGGTCAGGGTGAACACGTCGGTGGCCGGCGCGTCCCCGCCGAGGATCGCCTGCACGGTCAGTGCCCGGCGCAGATGTAGATGCGCGTCGTGCTCCCAGGTGAAGCCGATACCGCCGTGTACCTGAATGTTCAACTCCGCGTTGCGAACATAGGCCGGGAACGCCAACGCTGCCGCCGCCGCGGCAACCAGTTCGAACTGCTTCAAGTCGTCGGTGAAAGCTCGGGCGGCATCCCAGACGACGGCGACCGCCGACTCAGAGCCGACGATCATGTCAGCGCAGTGATGCTTGATCGCCTGGAAGGTCGCGATGGTGCGGCCGAACTGCTCACGCACTTTGGCGTAATCGACAGCGGTGTCCACGCAGTCCGACGCTCCGCCCGCGGCCTCTGCCGCGAACAGGGTGCGCGCCAGGGCCAGCGCCGCGGTGCGCGCCCCGGCCAGCACGTTGCCGGCCACCGAGACGTCGCGCAGCGTCACCCGCCCGGAGCGCCGCGCCCGGTCGAGGCTGCCCGGCAGTTCGACCGAGACCCCGTCGGCACTTCGGTCCACCAGCACCACGTCGTCACCGGCGACGAGCACCAGCACGTCGGCGAGCCCGGCGCCGAGGACCACGCCCGCGTCGCCACCGGCGGTGTCACCGGAGACAGTGAGGTCGCCACCGAATCCGACTGCGGCAGTGACGGATCCGTCGACCAGACCAGGAAGGAGTCGCGCCTTCTGCTCGTCGCTGCCCATCGCCGACACGACCGCGGATGCGACGACGGTCGGCACGAACGGACCGGGCGCCACCGCGCGTCCGAGCTCGTCGATGACGACCACCAGTTCGGGCAACCCGAAACCCGAACCGCCGTACTGCTCGTCGACGTGCAGCCCGAGCCAGCCCAAGCCGGCCAGCTCTGCCCAGAACGGCGGTGCCGTCTCCTCGACGTCGTCGGCGAGCAGTGCGCGCGCCGCCGCCCTGGCCTTCTGCGTGCTCAGAAATGAGCGCGCCACCTCACTGAGTTCACGGTGGTCGTCGGTCAGTGCGATACCCATCGGATCCTCCTCGAGGCGGCGGTGCCCATTCCTCTAATGCCTTACCACAGCCGGTCGAGACCGCAGTACGGCGGCCGGATCACTTGGGGGCGAAGCGCTGCCCGGCGTCGAGACGGATGCACTGGCCGTTGAGCATCGGGTTGTCGACGATCGCGGCGACCAGCTTGGCGAATTCCTCGGGGCGGCCGAGCCGCTTCGGGAAGGCGGCGTCCTTGGTCAGCGCCTTGGCGAACTCGTCGGGAATGCCCTTGGTCAGGCCGGTGGCGAACAGGCTCGGTGCGATCGCGAGCGCGCGGATGCCGACCGGACCGAGGTCACGAGCCATGGTCAGGCACATGCCGGCGATACCCGCCTTGGCGGCGGTGTAGGCAACCTGGCCGATCTGGCCTTCGAACGCGGCGATCGAGGCGGTGTTGATGATGACCCCGCGCTCCTCGTCTTCGGGCTCGTTGTTGGCCATGTGCGCGGCCGCAAGGCGGCTGATGTTGAAGCTGGCGATCAGGTTCAGGTTGATAGTGCTCTGGAAGGTCTCCAGGGCGTGCGGGCCGTTCTTGCCGAACGTCTTCTCCGCGACACCGCCGCCCGCGGTGGTCAGCACGACGTGCAGGCCACCCAGCGCCTCGACCGCCTCGGCAAGCACCTTCTCGGTGCCCGAGAAGTCGGTGACGTCGACCGGCATGAAGGGGCCGCCCACACTGGACGCGACCTCGGGGCCGTCGGTGCCTTCGCGGTCGAGGATCGCCACCTTGGCGCCGCGCGAGGCCAGCAGCTCAGCGCTTGCCCGTCCGAAGCCCGATGCGCCGCCTACGACGACCACCTTCTTGCCCGAGATCTCCATCCGATACTCCTGTCCGTTGACGCGGCACGGTTCCCGTGCCGCTTACAGTTCGCAGTTCAATTCGCGGGGACACCTCGGTGGCGCCCAAGCCGGTACGCACGTTACCGCTCGTCATCGAACGGTAATGACCAAGGGTGCCTACCCAGCGGTAGGTTGGCTGGCATGGCCCGATCCACGATCGGTCTGCGGATGGGAGCGGGGGTGGCTGCGGCCGCCGTCGCCCTCGGTGTAGTCCAACTGACAGCTGCGTTCTTCTCGCCGGCCGCCGACGCGCGTACCGCCGTGGGCACCGCGGTCATCAACGCGACGCCGGGTCCGGTGAAGGAATGGGCGATCCTGACCTTCGGCACGGCCGACAAACTGTTCCTTTCGGTGGCGGTCATCGCCGTGATCGGGGTGCTGGCCGCCGTCGCCGCAATCTGGGAACGATCCCGCGTCCCGGTCGGCTCCGTGGCGTTCCTGCTCGCTGCCGCAGCCGGAAGCGCGGCAGTGCTGGCCCGGCCGGGTGCACGACTGGTCGACATCATCCCTACCCTGCTCGGCGCGGTCTGCGGGATCGCGGTCCTGCGGCTGCTCACCTCCGGCCGCATCGTCGACGGCCGCTCCGACGACGGCCGCGCCACCGACGCCTCCGACGACGCCGGGGTGGATACCGGGCGCCGGCTGTCGCTGGCGACGCTCGGGTTCGCCGGACTCGGGTTGCTCGGCGGCGTCGCGGGTGTGGTGGTCACCCGACGACTGCACTCGGTGTCCGGCGACCGGGACACCTTCGCACTGCCCTCGGCCGCACCACCGTCTCCGGTTCCCGCCGACGTCACACCGGCCGGCGTCCAACTGCCGAGCTTCATCACCGGCAACGGCGACTTCTACCGCATCGACACCGCTCTGAGCGTTCCGCAGCTCTCCCGTGCCGACTTTCGGCTACGCATCCACGGGATGGTCGACCGCGAAATCACCTACACCTTCGACGATTTGAAGAAGTTCGAGCCTATCGACAAGGTCGTGACGCTGACGTGCGTGTCCAACCCGGTCGGCGGCGACCTCATCTCGAACGCCACCTGGACCGGTTACCGGGTCAGGGACCTGTTGCGGGACAGCGGTATCCACCCCGATGCCGACATGGTGCTCTCGACGTCAGTGGACGGGTTCACCGCGGGCACCCCGGTGGAGGCGCTCACCGATGCCCGCGACTCGATCCTGGCGATCGGGATGAATGGCGTTCCCCTGCCGGTCGAGCACGGCTACCCCGCCCGGCTGGTGGTGCCCGGGCTGTACGGCTACGTGTCGGCCACCAAGTGGGTGGTGGACCTTGAGTTGACCCGCTTCGACCGGGTGCAGGCCTATTGGACCAAGCTCGGCTGGTCCGAGCGCGGCCCGATCAAGACCGAGTCGCGGATCGACGTGCCGCGTGACGGTCAGAAGGTGGCCACGGGTCCGGTGACCTTCGGCGGGGTGGCGTGGGCGCAGAACCGGGGGGTGAAGGCGGTCGAGGTCCGTATCGACGACGGTCCGTGGCAGCCTGCGCAGCTGGGTTCGGCCTACTCGAATGACACCTGGCGGCTGTGGAGCTTCCCGTGGACCGCCACCCGGAGCGGGTTCCACACGATCACGGTCCGCGCCACCGACAACACCGGTGCGGTACAGACTCAGGACCAGGCGCCACCGGCGCCCGACGGCGCGACGGGCTGGCACTCGGTGTCCTTCGAAGTCGCCTGACACCGTGGTTGTCCCGGGCTGGTTGTCGTAGTGCCGTGCCAAGCTGGAGCCATGTTGCTCGGCGATGTCGTGGCCGCCTCCGCCGACGTGTCGGCGACGTCATCGCGGCTGGCCAAGGTGGCGCGAATCGGCGAACTGTTGTCAGGCATCGCGGATCCGCGGACGGTCCAGGTCGTGGTGTCGTGGCTGTCCGGGGAGCTGCCACAGCGGCAGATCGGGGTGGGCTGGGCGGCGCTTCGGTCGCTGCCCGCACCAGCTGACGAATCCACGCTGACGGTGCACGCAGTCGATGCGACGTTCACCGAGATCGGTGCCGTCGCGGGCAAGGGCTCCCAAGCCCGACGGTCCGAGCTGCTCGGCGGACTGTTCGGCACGGCCACCGACGCCGAGCAGGTGTTCCTGCGCCGATTACTGGGCGGCGAGTTGCGCCAAGGCGCCCAGGCCGGGGTGATGGCTGACGCGGTGGCGAAGGCGGCAGGCCTGCCGGCCGCGGCCGTTCGCCGAGCGGCCATGCTCGGTGGCGATCTGCCCGCGGTGGCGGCCTCAGCGCTTGCCGGCGGGGCGGACGCCCTCGGCGACTTCACCCTCACAGTGGGCAGGCCGGTCGGTCCGATGCTGGCTCAGACCGCGACCGGTGTGACGGACGCGCTCGAACGCCTCAGCGGCGACGCGATTTTCGAGGCCAAGCTCGACGGCGCTCGCGTGCAGATTCACCGCTCGGGCGATGACGTGACCGTGTACACCCGCAGCCTCGACGACGTGACGGCCCGGTTGCCCGAGGTGGTGGACGCCGCGCTGGCACTGCCGGTGACGTCCCTGATCGCCGACGGCGAGGCGATCGCGCTGCGCCCCGACAACCGTCCGCACCGATTTCAGGTCACCGCATCCCGGTTCGGGAAAAGCACTGATGTGGCCGCAGCCCGGGCGGCACAACCACTTTCGGTGTTCTTCTTCGACATCCTGCACCTTGACGGCGTCGACCTCTTGGACGAACCGACGCATGCCCGGCTCGCCGCGCTGGACGCGATCGTGCCTGCCGATCAGCGTGTCGACCGGCTGGCGACCACGGATGCCGCTGCCGCACAGCAGTTCCTGGATGTGACACTGGCCGCCGGACACGAAGGCGTGATGGCCAAATCGCCCGCCTCCCCGTACGAGGCGGGCCGCCGCGGTGCCGGCTGGCTGAAGGTCAAGCCGGTGCACACCCTTGATCTGGTGGTGCTGGCGGTGGAATGGGGCTCGGGCCGGCGGACCGGCAAGCTGTCGAATATTCATCTGGGGGCCCGCGATCCGGATACCGGTGGGTTCGTGATGCTGGGCAAGACGTTCAAGGGCATGACCGACGCGATGCTGGAGTGGCAGACCGCACGGTTCAGCGAACTGGCGACCGGTCCGCTCGACAAGTATGTGGTGCCGGTGCGGCCCGAGCAGGTCGTCGAGATCGCGTTCGACGGCGTGCAGGGCTCCAGCCGGTATCCCGCGGGGATGGCGCTGCGCTTCGCGCGGGTGCTGCGGTATCGCGACGACAAGAGCCCGGCCGAGGCCGACACCATCGACACCGTGCGGGCGTTCTACGAGCGGGACTAGCTTGCCGGCACGGGCTGATCATCGATGCGTGTGCCGAACACGCCGAATCCGTGGATCATCTCCTCGGTGGGCGCCGGGGCCCATTCCCATGCGGCAATCTGCCGTAGGGATCGACGACTCAGGTTGGCGCGCAACAGTTCATAGCCGTCGGCCCGCAGCAGCGTCGCCGGATGTCCTGTGCCGCAAATCCACTGGGCGCCCCGGTCATCCTCAATGCGCAACGCCGGGCTGTCCCGCAGTTGCGTGCCGAGGTAACGCATCGTGACGTCTAGAAACGGCTGCCAGTGTTCGCGGTCGACGCGGGGAAGTCCCAGTGCCTCATGCAAGTCCGATTCGTGGCATACGGCGTCGATGGCCAGGTTGGGTCCATAGAGCTGGTCATCGGTCAGACTGGCGTCAGCGTCGGTACCGATGCGGTCCCATTCGTTCATCAAGTCACCCACCGGTGTGCACCGCCGTTCCCGGACGTGACGTGCCGTCCACTGATCGCTCGTCACTGCGTCCAAGCGTCCGCTGACGGCGTCGGCCGCGCATCCGACCAGGTGCGCCAGCAGCTCGTGCACGGTCCATCGCGGAGTGGCAGGTACGTGTGATTGAAGCTGCTCGTCAGTGAGCGTGGCGGCAAGGTCTCGTACCCGATCCCGGGCTGTGCGATAGATCGTCTCGAGCATGACTGTCCCGCTTTCAGTGAGCCGCGTTCTGCGAAAAAGCCAATGACCAGCCGTCGCCGGTACGCACCGCGACGCTGGTGTTGCGACGGGTCCGCCGGTGGATCGGTCCGGTGATCGCGGTGCGGGCTTGGATCAACGCCACATCGGGTGTGAGATAACGCAGTCGGGTGATGTGGGTGGGCGCCCGGCGGCGACGCGCCTGGCGGTCGACAAGCGCACGAATTTCCTGTTCGTCGGTTCCATTGAGCGACGAATGCGACGTGGCCGGCTGGGTGAAGAGTGTCGCTCGCGGATGGCGCAGGTTGGCGAGCAGGACTCGCGCGAGAAAGCGCCGGTCCCGCAGCCTTGCGGGCGGATCGATGAGGCCACGGACTCGTAAAATCTTTTCCGCCACAGCGATATCGGTGCTGGCAGCGCGCAGTACCGCACGCTGCAGCCACGCCTGCGTGCGGTGCACCGAGGCGAGCTGGGGCTGGTCGATGGTCCGGTTGACCGCCCACACCGGTCGGATGGATTCGGCCGCGGCTCGGTAGAAGCGCCGGGGCAGGTCGGCGGAGCCCGCACGCAGGCAGTCGCGTAACGAAAGGGCCTGCAGGGCAGCCATGGTCATGCCTTGTCCATGGAGCGGGTTGAGGCTGCACAGAGCGTCGCCGAGGACAACCAGGCCCGGCGGTAGATCCGGCAATTGCTCATAGCGTCGCCACACCGCGCGGGTGTTGCGTGAGATCGAGATCTCGCCGATACAGGTGGCGTCACGTAGTCCGGCCACCATCTCGGCGGGCAACATCCGCTCGACTGTTCGCATCATCTCGGCGTATGTGCTTGGTGGCGAGCCACATTCATCTGAGCAGGACACCGCCAGCATCCAGGTGTCGTGTTCGTACGCGACGAGCATCGCTCCCGGCGCCTGCCTGCCCTGATTGACAAAGACCAGCCGCTGCCGAATGCGTCCCGGCGGGATACGTAAGAGCTGACTGGAGTACCCCCCGGTCGACGGGACCCGGTCCTCAGGCACCGCACCAAATCCCTGGTTCGTCAGGAAGCGTGCCGAGCACGCCGCGCGCCCGGTGGCGTCGACCACCAGATCGCAGCGGAGGATTGTCGCGCTGCCGGTCGCGCGGTCGATGATCCGCACGCCGGTGACCGAACCGTCCGCGAGCACCGGCCCCACGATGTTCCGCTGTCCGATGACGGTGACATTCGCCAGCCCCGTCACGCGCCGGCGCAGATGAAACTCGAGGAACGGCCGACTGGCTTGGTAGGCCGCGACGGCTTGCGGATCTGCCAGGCGACCAACGGGATTGATCTCATGATTTCCGATCCGGACATAGACCCCCGACAGGTCATCACCGTCGTCGACGACGGCCCCGTCCGCTCCCATCTCCTCGAGCATCCCGGGAAACAGCTCTCCGATCGCCTGCGTGCCGCGGCTCAGGAGGTTGTGCAGGTGACGTCCCTGCGGCACTCCGGTCCGCTGCGTGGCGCCATCGGGCAATGTGTCACGTTCGACGACAGTGACGGACGCATAGAACTCCGAGAGAACCCGCGCCGCGAGCAGCCCCGCCATGCCGGCACCCAGAACAACCGCGTGCGAACCCAATTCGGCCATCTGGTCGTCTCCGTCCCGCTGCGCCGTGCGGTGGCATCCGCAGCCATGAGAGGTGACACTACACCAAGATTAAGAAAAATAAGGGAAACTTATGGAAATTCTAAGGAGGCGCTTTTCCGGACACTGCGCACCGCACTCGCCGCACCAGCGCTACACGCGAGCGAAATCGGTTT
Coding sequences within:
- a CDS encoding maleylpyruvate isomerase N-terminal domain-containing protein, with translation MLETIYRTARDRVRDLAATLTDEQLQSHVPATPRWTVHELLAHLVGCAADAVSGRLDAVTSDQWTARHVRERRCTPVGDLMNEWDRIGTDADASLTDDQLYGPNLAIDAVCHESDLHEALGLPRVDREHWQPFLDVTMRYLGTQLRDSPALRIEDDRGAQWICGTGHPATLLRADGYELLRANLSRRSLRQIAAWEWAPAPTEEMIHGFGVFGTRIDDQPVPAS
- a CDS encoding NAD(P)/FAD-dependent oxidoreductase, which encodes MAELGSHAVVLGAGMAGLLAARVLSEFYASVTVVERDTLPDGATQRTGVPQGRHLHNLLSRGTQAIGELFPGMLEEMGADGAVVDDGDDLSGVYVRIGNHEINPVGRLADPQAVAAYQASRPFLEFHLRRRVTGLANVTVIGQRNIVGPVLADGSVTGVRIIDRATGSATILRCDLVVDATGRAACSARFLTNQGFGAVPEDRVPSTGGYSSQLLRIPPGRIRQRLVFVNQGRQAPGAMLVAYEHDTWMLAVSCSDECGSPPSTYAEMMRTVERMLPAEMVAGLRDATCIGEISISRNTRAVWRRYEQLPDLPPGLVVLGDALCSLNPLHGQGMTMAALQALSLRDCLRAGSADLPRRFYRAAAESIRPVWAVNRTIDQPQLASVHRTQAWLQRAVLRAASTDIAVAEKILRVRGLIDPPARLRDRRFLARVLLANLRHPRATLFTQPATSHSSLNGTDEQEIRALVDRQARRRRAPTHITRLRYLTPDVALIQARTAITGPIHRRTRRNTSVAVRTGDGWSLAFSQNAAH
- a CDS encoding molybdopterin-dependent oxidoreductase, translating into MARSTIGLRMGAGVAAAAVALGVVQLTAAFFSPAADARTAVGTAVINATPGPVKEWAILTFGTADKLFLSVAVIAVIGVLAAVAAIWERSRVPVGSVAFLLAAAAGSAAVLARPGARLVDIIPTLLGAVCGIAVLRLLTSGRIVDGRSDDGRATDASDDAGVDTGRRLSLATLGFAGLGLLGGVAGVVVTRRLHSVSGDRDTFALPSAAPPSPVPADVTPAGVQLPSFITGNGDFYRIDTALSVPQLSRADFRLRIHGMVDREITYTFDDLKKFEPIDKVVTLTCVSNPVGGDLISNATWTGYRVRDLLRDSGIHPDADMVLSTSVDGFTAGTPVEALTDARDSILAIGMNGVPLPVEHGYPARLVVPGLYGYVSATKWVVDLELTRFDRVQAYWTKLGWSERGPIKTESRIDVPRDGQKVATGPVTFGGVAWAQNRGVKAVEVRIDDGPWQPAQLGSAYSNDTWRLWSFPWTATRSGFHTITVRATDNTGAVQTQDQAPPAPDGATGWHSVSFEVA
- a CDS encoding ATP-dependent DNA ligase, with protein sequence MLLGDVVAASADVSATSSRLAKVARIGELLSGIADPRTVQVVVSWLSGELPQRQIGVGWAALRSLPAPADESTLTVHAVDATFTEIGAVAGKGSQARRSELLGGLFGTATDAEQVFLRRLLGGELRQGAQAGVMADAVAKAAGLPAAAVRRAAMLGGDLPAVAASALAGGADALGDFTLTVGRPVGPMLAQTATGVTDALERLSGDAIFEAKLDGARVQIHRSGDDVTVYTRSLDDVTARLPEVVDAALALPVTSLIADGEAIALRPDNRPHRFQVTASRFGKSTDVAAARAAQPLSVFFFDILHLDGVDLLDEPTHARLAALDAIVPADQRVDRLATTDAAAAQQFLDVTLAAGHEGVMAKSPASPYEAGRRGAGWLKVKPVHTLDLVVLAVEWGSGRRTGKLSNIHLGARDPDTGGFVMLGKTFKGMTDAMLEWQTARFSELATGPLDKYVVPVRPEQVVEIAFDGVQGSSRYPAGMALRFARVLRYRDDKSPAEADTIDTVRAFYERD